The following proteins are co-located in the Gossypium hirsutum isolate 1008001.06 chromosome A02, Gossypium_hirsutum_v2.1, whole genome shotgun sequence genome:
- the LOC121203571 gene encoding deoxymugineic acid synthase 1-B isoform X1: MQLFVDMEAGTKMQSPEKETRLEISTMSVQSVPTFPLRSTDEKAIPFIGFGTAEYPFGASRDTLKETIIEAFKLGYRHFDTAAVYQSEQPLGEAISDALRLGIIKSRDELFITSKLWCSDAHHDLVLPALHKTLKNLKLEYVDLYLIHWPLSLKPGKPEFPFKKEDMVPMDIKSVWEAMEECNDIGLTKSIGVSNFSCKKLENLLSSARIPPAVNQVEMSPMWQQKKLRKFCEEKGIVVEAYSPLGAKGTAWGTNQVMECDVLKEIAQAKGKSVAQVCLRWAYEQGVCVIVKSFNKERMKQNLDIFDWRLSDDELLKISQLPQCKGYPALDFVSDDGPFKSLQEFWDGEI, translated from the exons ATGCAG TTGTTCGTAGACATGGAAGCTGGAACCAAAATGCAGTCGCCGGAGAAGGAAACGAGGCTAGAGATATCCACCATGTCAGTGCAAAGCGTCCCGACGTTCCCTCTCCGATCAACTGATGAAAAAGCCATTCCCTTTATAGGCTTCGGCACAGCCGAATATCCTTTCGGTGCTTCCAGGGATACCTTGAAAGAAACCATCATCGAAGCTTTCAAACTAGGGTACCGTCACTTCGACACAGCAGCTGTTTACCAATCCGAACAGCCTTTAGGTGAAGCGATATCAGATGCCCTCCGTCTAGGGATAATCAAATCCCGAGATGAACTCTTCATTACTTCCAAGCTATGGTGCAGTGATGCACACCATGACCTTGTCCTCCCAGCACTCCACAAAACACTCaa GAATTTGAAGTTGGAGTATGTTGATCTGTATCTAATTCACTGGCCACTGAGTTTAAAGCCAGGTAAACCTGAATTTCCTTTTAAGAAAGAAGACATGGTTCCTATGGATATAAAATCTGTGTGGGAAGCTATGGAGGAGTGTAATGATATTGGCCTAACAAAATCTATTGGTGTAAGCAATTTCTCCTGCAAGAAACTAGAAAACCTCCTTTCCAGTGCCAGAATCCCACCAGCAGTCAACCAA GTGGAGATGAGCCCAATGTGGCAACAAAAGAAACTGAGGAAGTTTTGTGAGGAGAAAGGCATAGTTGTGGAGGCTTATTCTCCTTTGGGTGCCAAAGGAACTGCGTGGGGAACAAATCAGGTGATGGAATGTGATGTACTCAAAGAAATTGCCCAAGCCAAGGGAAAATCAGTTGCTCAG GTTTGCTTGAGATGGGCATATGAACAAGGAGTGTGTGTGATAGTGAAGAGCTTCAACAAGGAAAGGATGAAACAAAACCTTGACATCTTTGATTGGAGGCTCAGTGATGATGAGTTGCTTAAAATAAGCCAACTCCCACAGTGCAAAGGATATCCAGCGCTGGACTTTGTATCAGATGATGGTCCTTTTAAGTCTCTTCAAGAATTTTGGGATGGGGAGATTTGA
- the LOC121203571 gene encoding deoxymugineic acid synthase 1-B isoform X2, with product MEAGTKMQSPEKETRLEISTMSVQSVPTFPLRSTDEKAIPFIGFGTAEYPFGASRDTLKETIIEAFKLGYRHFDTAAVYQSEQPLGEAISDALRLGIIKSRDELFITSKLWCSDAHHDLVLPALHKTLKNLKLEYVDLYLIHWPLSLKPGKPEFPFKKEDMVPMDIKSVWEAMEECNDIGLTKSIGVSNFSCKKLENLLSSARIPPAVNQVEMSPMWQQKKLRKFCEEKGIVVEAYSPLGAKGTAWGTNQVMECDVLKEIAQAKGKSVAQVCLRWAYEQGVCVIVKSFNKERMKQNLDIFDWRLSDDELLKISQLPQCKGYPALDFVSDDGPFKSLQEFWDGEI from the exons ATGGAAGCTGGAACCAAAATGCAGTCGCCGGAGAAGGAAACGAGGCTAGAGATATCCACCATGTCAGTGCAAAGCGTCCCGACGTTCCCTCTCCGATCAACTGATGAAAAAGCCATTCCCTTTATAGGCTTCGGCACAGCCGAATATCCTTTCGGTGCTTCCAGGGATACCTTGAAAGAAACCATCATCGAAGCTTTCAAACTAGGGTACCGTCACTTCGACACAGCAGCTGTTTACCAATCCGAACAGCCTTTAGGTGAAGCGATATCAGATGCCCTCCGTCTAGGGATAATCAAATCCCGAGATGAACTCTTCATTACTTCCAAGCTATGGTGCAGTGATGCACACCATGACCTTGTCCTCCCAGCACTCCACAAAACACTCaa GAATTTGAAGTTGGAGTATGTTGATCTGTATCTAATTCACTGGCCACTGAGTTTAAAGCCAGGTAAACCTGAATTTCCTTTTAAGAAAGAAGACATGGTTCCTATGGATATAAAATCTGTGTGGGAAGCTATGGAGGAGTGTAATGATATTGGCCTAACAAAATCTATTGGTGTAAGCAATTTCTCCTGCAAGAAACTAGAAAACCTCCTTTCCAGTGCCAGAATCCCACCAGCAGTCAACCAA GTGGAGATGAGCCCAATGTGGCAACAAAAGAAACTGAGGAAGTTTTGTGAGGAGAAAGGCATAGTTGTGGAGGCTTATTCTCCTTTGGGTGCCAAAGGAACTGCGTGGGGAACAAATCAGGTGATGGAATGTGATGTACTCAAAGAAATTGCCCAAGCCAAGGGAAAATCAGTTGCTCAG GTTTGCTTGAGATGGGCATATGAACAAGGAGTGTGTGTGATAGTGAAGAGCTTCAACAAGGAAAGGATGAAACAAAACCTTGACATCTTTGATTGGAGGCTCAGTGATGATGAGTTGCTTAAAATAAGCCAACTCCCACAGTGCAAAGGATATCCAGCGCTGGACTTTGTATCAGATGATGGTCCTTTTAAGTCTCTTCAAGAATTTTGGGATGGGGAGATTTGA
- the LOC121214801 gene encoding serine/threonine-protein kinase STY13, protein MGMDSKSGQEGGGDGGINIPKESDENSKMKGAINTKDMMFRADKIDLKSLDMQLENHLNLVWSKNIEKQRPVEEWEVDLSKIDLRYVIAHGTYGTVYRATYDNKDVAVKVLDWGGGNAAPAETTAMQAAFKQEVAVWNKLDHPNVTKFVGASMGTSNLMIPSADGHDSFPSRACCVVVEYLPGGTLKQYLIRNRRKKLALKVVIQLALDLSRGLSYLHTRKIVHRDVKTENLLLDAHRNVKIADFGVARVEAWNPSDMTGETGTLGYMAPEVLNGKPYNRKCDVYSFGICLWEIYCCDMPFSDLSFVKVSSAVVQENLRPAIPRCCPSSLANIMRKCWDANPKNRPEMEDVVRMLEAVNTSKGGGMIPEDKAPSCFCLAPRGP, encoded by the exons ATGGGTATGGATTCGAAAAGTGGACAGGAAGGTGGTGGTGATGGTGGTATCAATATACCAAAGGAATCAGATGAGAATTCAAAGATGAAGGGGGCCATTAATACTAAAGATATGATGTTCAGAGCtgataaaattgatttaaaaagcttGGATATGCAACTTGAGAACCACCTCAACCTGGTTTGGTCCAAGAACATTGAGAAACAAAGGCCTGTAGAGGAATGGGAGGTTGATTTGTCTAAGATAGATTTAAGGTATGTCATAGCTCATGGCACCTATGGTACCGTCTATCGTGCAACCTATGATAATAAAGATGTTGCAG TCAAGGTGTTGGACTGGGGAGGTGGTAATGCTGCACCGGCTGAAACCACTGCGATGCAAGCGGCATTTAAGCAAGAGGTTGCCGTTTGGAATAAGCTCGATCATCCTAATGTTACGAAG TTTGTAGGAGCTTCAATGGGAACTTCAAACCTTATGATACCGTCGGCCGATGGTCACGATTCCTTTCCTTCTAGAGCTTGCTGTGTTGTTGTGGAGTACCTCCCCGGTGGCACGTTGAAGCAATACTTGATACGAAATCGGCGAAAGAAACTCGCCTTGAAGGTTGTCATTCAACTTGCTTTGGACCTCTCTAGAGG ACTAAGCTACCTGCATACGAGAAAGATCGTACACCGTGATGTCAAAACCGAAAACTTGTTACTAGATGCTCACAGAAATGTCAAGATCGCCGATTTCGGGGTTGCTCGTGTTGAAGCTTGGAATCCAAGTGACATGACTGGTGAAACTGGAACTCTAGGATACATGGCCCCAGAG GTGCTTAATGGTAAGCCCTACAACAGAAAGTGCGATGTCTACAGCTTCGGCATTTGCTTGTGGGAAATTTATTGCTGCGATATGCCTTTCTCCGATCTTAGCTTTGTCAAAGTGTCGTCCGCAGTTGTTCAAGAG AATCTAAGGCCGGCAATCCCGCGGTGTTGCCCGAGTTCGTTAGCAAACATCATGCGGAAATGCTGGGATGCGAATCCAAAGAACCGTCCCGAAATGGAAGATGTAGTGAGGATGCTGGAAGCAGTGAATACAAGCAAAGGCGGGGGGATGATACCGGAGGACAAGGCACCAAGTTGCTTCTGTCTCGCCCCTCGTGGTCCATGA
- the LOC121214796 gene encoding uncharacterized N-acetyltransferase p20: MEVTSVVQLDQTKAKDECLNLSLRPLQVSDVDDFMVWASDEKVTRFCTWEPYTNKEDGLNYIKNKVVPHPWFRAICVDDRPVGAISVSANSGNDKCRGELGYVLASKYWGKGIVTRAVKMVVDTIFVEWPHLERLEALVDVENVGSQRVLEKAGFQREGVLRKYFILKGRSRDMVMFSLLSTDYQS, encoded by the coding sequence ATGGAAGTAACCTCTGTTGTTCAATTAGACCAAACCAAAGCCAAAGATGAATGTCTCAACTTATCTCTCCGGCCATTACAAGTTTCAGATGTGGATGATTTCATGGTCTGGGCCAGTGATGAAAAAGTGACACGTTTTTGTACTTGGGAACCTTACACCAACAaagaagatggcttgaattacatAAAGAACAAGGTTGTGCCTCACCCTTGGTTTAGAGCAATATGTGTTGACGATCGACCGGTTGGTGCTATTTCGGTGAGTGCAAATTCAGGCAATGATAAATGTAGGGGTGAACTTGGGTATGTTTTGGCCTCCAAGTATTGGGGTAAAGGGATTGTAACGAGAGCTGTGAAAATGGTGGTTGATACCATATTTGTTGAATGGCCACATTTGGAGAGACTTGAGGCTTTGGTTGATGTTGAAAATGTGGGGTCTCAAAGGGTGCTTGAAAAAGCTGGGTTTCAAAGAGAAGGTGTTTTGAGGAAGTATTTTATCCTGAAAGGGAGGTCAAGAGATATGGTTATGTTTAGTCTTCTTTCTACTGATTATCAGAGTTAA
- the LOC107927747 gene encoding non-specific lipid transfer protein GPI-anchored 5 isoform X1 translates to MATYLVLVVVAMLCAGATAQSGCASVLIGMSPCLSYITGSSSTPSQQCCTQLANVVRSSPRCLCQVLNGGGSSFGININQTQALALPDSCNVQTPPISSCNAASPAPADSPVGSPESGSKIPTVDAGDGSRSVPTARENGSSDGSTTKLSLSLFTFLLLATSYSSIFTSH, encoded by the exons ATGGCAACATATCTTGTCTTGGTTGTAGTAGCTATGCTTTGTGCAGGAGCCACAGCTCAATCAGGTTGCGCTAGTGTGTTGATCGGCATGTCACCCTGTTTGAGTTACATTACAGGGTCCTCATCAACCCCATCTCAACAATGTTGCACGCAGCTAGCTAATGTCGTGCGTTCATCACCGAGATGCTTGTGCCAGGTCCTTAATGGTGGTGGTTCATCATTTGGGATCAACATCAACCAGACTCAAGCTTTGGCCTTACCTGATTCATGCAATGTTCAGACTCCACCTATCAGCAGTTGTAATG CTGCTTCTCCAGCTCCAGCAGACTCTCCGGTAGGATCACCTGAATCTGGAAGCAAAATTCCAACAG TGGATGCAGGAGATGGATCTAGAAGTGTACCAACTGCACGGGAGAATGGCTCATCTGATGGAAGCACCACCAAATTGTCACTCTCTTTGTTCACCTTCCTTCTGTTGGCAACATCATATAGTTCAATCTTCACATCACACTGA
- the LOC107927747 gene encoding non-specific lipid transfer protein GPI-anchored 5 isoform X3: protein MATYLVLVVVAMLCAGATAQSGCASVLIGMSPCLSYITGSSSTPSQQCCTQLANVVRSSPRCLCQVLNGGGSSFGININQTQALALPDSCNVQTPPISSCNGDGSRSVPTARENGSSDGSTTKLSLSLFTFLLLATSYSSIFTSH from the exons ATGGCAACATATCTTGTCTTGGTTGTAGTAGCTATGCTTTGTGCAGGAGCCACAGCTCAATCAGGTTGCGCTAGTGTGTTGATCGGCATGTCACCCTGTTTGAGTTACATTACAGGGTCCTCATCAACCCCATCTCAACAATGTTGCACGCAGCTAGCTAATGTCGTGCGTTCATCACCGAGATGCTTGTGCCAGGTCCTTAATGGTGGTGGTTCATCATTTGGGATCAACATCAACCAGACTCAAGCTTTGGCCTTACCTGATTCATGCAATGTTCAGACTCCACCTATCAGCAGTTGTAATG GAGATGGATCTAGAAGTGTACCAACTGCACGGGAGAATGGCTCATCTGATGGAAGCACCACCAAATTGTCACTCTCTTTGTTCACCTTCCTTCTGTTGGCAACATCATATAGTTCAATCTTCACATCACACTGA
- the LOC121214793 gene encoding protein CDC73 homolog: MDPLSALRDFTIRGELDKIIRVNDEFRFGTEYSFPCSAETAYRSKQGNLYNLETLVFYIQNHHLKHTDYMHNSLSLRIPAVTFTDRKPLLDYLTGKVSTSDSIVWNPPKFPDEFRPDPSGFDPDSTKPKGNANDAVLDEIGDAHFSIKDKETETADFMGIIRSVEKPLKDREGILECKNKDFYSVLVAATKREEERQRLESQQRKDGLVAKSRLMGAEERGLGLSYGDEMMGFDSKPKMHLKGSKLGEGVPIILVPSAFQTLITIYNVKEFLEDGVFVPTDVKVKQMKGTRPECVTVQKKFSRDRDRVVTAYEVRDKPSALKPEDWDRVVAVFVLGKEWQFKDWPFKDHVQIFNKIIGFFMRFEDDSVESAKIVKQWNVKIISISKNKRHQDRAAALEVWDRLEEFVRGRSHS; this comes from the exons ATGGACCCACTTTCCGCCCTCCGCGACTTCACAATCCGGGGTGAGCTTGACAAAATCATCCGAGTCAACGACGAGTTCCGATTTGGCACCGAGTATTCCTTCCCATGTTCCGCCGAAACCGCCTACCGTTCCAAGCAAGGCAACCTCTACAACCTTGAAACCTTGGTTTTCTATATCCAAAATCACCATCTCAAGCACACCGATTACATGCACAACTCCCTCTCCCTCCGTATCCCCGCCGTAACTTTCACCGACCGGAAACCCCTCCTGGATTACCTTACCGGGAAAGTCTCCACTTCCGACTCTATCGTTTGGAATCCACCTAAGTTCCCTGACGAGTTTCGACCTGACCCATCTGGGTTCGATCCGGATAGTACTAAACCTAAAGGTAATGCCAATGATGCTGTTTTGGATGAAATAGGAGATGCCCATTTTAGTATTAAAGATAAAGAGACTGAAACTGCGGATTTTATGGGAATAATTCGATCGGTTGAGAAACCATTGAAGGATAGAGAAGGGATTTTGGAATGTAAAAATAAGGATTTTTATAGTGTTCTTGTTGCAGCcaccaaaagggaagaagaaagGCAAAGACTTGAGTCTCAGCAGAGGAAAGATGGGTTAGTTGCTAAGAGTAGATTAATGGGGGCTGAAGAGAGGGGATTGGGGTTAAGTTATGGGGATGAAATGATGGGATTTGATTCGAAGCCGAAAATGCATTTAAAAGGGAGCAAACTTGGGGAAGGAGTGCCTATTATTTTAGTGCCGAGTGCTTTTCAGACTTTGATTACTATTTATAATGTGAAGGAGTTTTTGGAAGATGGGGTTTTTGTGCCTACTGATGTGAAGGTGAAACAGATGAAAGGGACGAGACCGGAGTGTGTTACTGTGCAGAAGAAGTTTAGTAGGGACAGAGATAGGGTAGTAACAGCCTATGAAGTGAGAGATAAGCCTTCTGCTTTGAAGCCAGAAGATTGGGATCGCGTAGTGGCAGTATTTGTGTTGGGGAAGGAGTGGCAGTTCAAGGATTGGCCTTTCAAGGATCATGTGCAGATTTTTAATAAGA TTATTGGTTTTTTCATGCGATTTGAAGATGACAGTGTAGAATCTGCAAAGATTGTGAAGCAATGGAATGTGAAGATTATCTCG ATTAGCAAGAATAAGAGACACCAAGATAGGGCTGCAGCTTTGGAGGTTTGGGACAGACTAGAAGAATTTGTGCGGGGACGATCACATTCGTAA
- the LOC107927782 gene encoding non-specific lipid transfer protein GPI-anchored 20, producing MALCKPYSRLVLALAMALVAATVPVYGQRTINTPCTPSALNIFTPCMNLLTNSSANGTSPTADCCNSLKTLTSSGMDCLCLIVTGSVPFRLPINRTLAISLPRACSMPGVPLQCKASVGAPVPAPGPISLAPTLSPGTSPTLSPEGSIVPEPTGPAEAPESNTTPTATTGSRPVLNPTASAADRSYGFSPSLVLLTLGFAVFKYY from the exons ATGGCCCTCTGCAAGCCGTATTCTAGGTTGGTCCTAGCACTGGCCATGGCATTGGTGGCAGCTACGGTGCCTGTTTATGGGCAGAGAACTATCAACACTCCATGCACCCCATCGGCACTTAACATCTTCACTCCTTGTATGAACTTGCTTACCAATAGCAGTGCCAATGGTACTTCGCCCACTGCAGATTGTTGCAACTCGCTTAAAACGCTCACATCGAGCGGCATGGACTGTTTGTGCCTCATTGTCACCGGGAGTGTCCCGTTCCGTTTACCTATCAATAGAACTCTAGCTATTTCTCTTCCCCGAGCTTGTAGCATGCCTGGTGTCCCCCTCCAATGCAAAG CCTCTGTTGGTGCACCTGTTCCTGCTCCAG GTCCAATTTCACTTGCACCAACCCTTTCTCCAGGAACATCACCAACTTTAAGCCCAGAAG GTTCCATTGTGCCAGAACCAACAGGACCTGCTGAAGCACCGGAATCCAACACCACCCCAACCGCCACGACGGGTAGCCGCCCTGTTCTGAACCCCACAGCATCAGCTGCCGATCGTTCCTACGGTTTTTCACCGTCGCTTGTGTTGTTGACATTAGGGTTTGCTGTTTTCAAGTACTACTAG
- the LOC121214794 gene encoding non-specific lipid transfer protein GPI-anchored 15 → MALGKITLVQGLALVMVTLLWAGTMAQSDCTSVLITMAPCVDYVTGTSSTPSVPCCSQLANVVQLQPHCLCMAFSGGSSLGVEVNQTLALALPQLCHVKTPPESSCKAADGPAVISISPSSSPQGLPPHPNDTAGSNSSTSGGSRTIAATASDVIFNISLQFILFLLPIALFSSTWTTIS, encoded by the exons ATGGCGTTAGGGAAGATAACCCTTGTGCAGGGTCTAGCGTTGGTCATGGTAACTTTGTTGTGGGCTGGAACCATGGCTCAATCAGACTGCACCAGTGTGCTAATCACGATGGCTCCATGCGTTGATTATGTGACTGGAACCTCCTCAACCCCATCTGTTCCATGCTGCTCACAGCTTGCTAACGTTGTTCAATTACAGCCACATTGCCTTTGCATGGCCTTCAGTGGCGGTTCATCACTGGGTGTGGAAGTAAACCAGACACTTGCCCTTGCACTCCCTCAACTTTGCCATGTCAAAACCCCACCTGAGAGCAGCTGCAAAg CTGCTGATGGACCTGCTGTAATTTCAATATCTCCATCTAGTTCACCTCAAGGTTTACCACCCCATCCAAATGATACCGCAGGCAGCAACTCATCAACATCAG GTGGATCTAGAACAATTGCAGCTACTGCCAGTGATGTTATCTTCAACATATCCCTTCAGTTCATCCTGTTCTTGCTGCCCATTGCTTTGTTTTCTTCAACTTGGACCACCATCTCCTAA
- the LOC107927747 gene encoding non-specific lipid transfer protein GPI-anchored 5 isoform X2, giving the protein MATYLVLVVVAMLCAGATAQSGCASVLIGMSPCLSYITGSSSTPSQQCCTQLANVVRSSPRCLCQVLNGGGSSFGININQTQALALPDSCNVQTPPISSCNAASPAPADSPVGSPESGSKIPTGDGSRSVPTARENGSSDGSTTKLSLSLFTFLLLATSYSSIFTSH; this is encoded by the exons ATGGCAACATATCTTGTCTTGGTTGTAGTAGCTATGCTTTGTGCAGGAGCCACAGCTCAATCAGGTTGCGCTAGTGTGTTGATCGGCATGTCACCCTGTTTGAGTTACATTACAGGGTCCTCATCAACCCCATCTCAACAATGTTGCACGCAGCTAGCTAATGTCGTGCGTTCATCACCGAGATGCTTGTGCCAGGTCCTTAATGGTGGTGGTTCATCATTTGGGATCAACATCAACCAGACTCAAGCTTTGGCCTTACCTGATTCATGCAATGTTCAGACTCCACCTATCAGCAGTTGTAATG CTGCTTCTCCAGCTCCAGCAGACTCTCCGGTAGGATCACCTGAATCTGGAAGCAAAATTCCAACAG GAGATGGATCTAGAAGTGTACCAACTGCACGGGAGAATGGCTCATCTGATGGAAGCACCACCAAATTGTCACTCTCTTTGTTCACCTTCCTTCTGTTGGCAACATCATATAGTTCAATCTTCACATCACACTGA